The nucleotide window GTCGGATGAGATGACAACACTCCAAACGCGCATCAAGCACATGGTGGACAAGGACGTCAAGCTTGTCAACATGATTCAGGTGATGCTCGCTCGCTGGATCCTTCTGTGCCAAAGCCGGACTTGCCACTTgagggagttcgacccggccaagcaccggACCCTGCAACAGTTCTTCGGCACTACGCACGAAGACAtatggaaggtgctcttcaaggccaacgagACATGGTCAGCGACGACCGAGGACCGTGGGCACGACCTGGCCCATCCCGCTAGTGCGGTAAGTGTTCCATATTTCAAGGTGTATCCTTTACTTGCATACTCAAGGAAGATGTCTAAACTTTCCTGTTTTGTTTTTTCAGTGCTGGACAAAGAAAGCGGAGCGGAttcagtgtccggctccgctgcccgaagaaccAGCAATCCcgcttctgacgaagatgctggttccagCGCCCTATCAGGCGCCGAaaaagaaggccaaggggaccaggGATGGTCTCCGCcgcaagggcacttcggacgtgacgtccgaagatGCCGACACCCACTCCCCTCCCGCCATcgatgacgaggaagaggaggaaagcGATTCTCCCTCTGAAGGGGGATGGAAGAAAAGGGCGTCCTCCACGCATCTGGAGGCAGAGgtgtccaagaaggggaaggcctCCGCCACGGACAACCCCGCGTGGGATATCAACAGCAGCTCCGAGTGGCGCCCCAGGGATAAGCCCCTAGACGAATCgtaagcacgtcggtagaaccagtctcgcgtaagcgtacgcgtaatgtcggtccgggctgcttcatccaacaatacctccgaaccaaagtatgacatgctggtaagcagtatgacttatatcgcccacaactcacttgtgttctactcgtgcacaacatcaacgcataaaacctaggctcggatgccactgttggggaacgtagtaatttcaaaattttcctacgcatacgcaagataatggtgatgcatagcaacgagaggggagagtgttgtccacgtaccctcgtagaccgaaagcggaagcgttagcataacgcggttgatgtagtcgtacgtcttcacggcccgaccgatcaagcaccgaaactacggcacctccgagttctagcacacgttcagctcgatgacgatccccggactccgatccagcaaagtgtcggggaagagttccgtcaacacgacggcgtggtgacgatcttgatgttctaccatcgcagggcttcgcctaagcaccgctacaatattatcgaggactatggtggaggggggcaccgcacacggctaagagaacgatcttggagatcaacttgtgtgtctaggggtgccccctgcccccgtatataaaggagccaagggggggtgcggccggccctaggaggaggcgcgcaggaggagtcctactcctaccgcgagtaggactcccctccctttccctagttggattaggacttgggggaaggaggagagggaagaaaggaaagggggggggcggtgccgcccccctccttgtccaattcggacatggggggaggggcgcgcggcagcccctaggcctcctctcctcttcctccactaggcccattaaggcccattaggttaccggggggttccggtaacctcccggtactccggtaaaatgccgatttcacccggaacacttccgatgtccaaacataggcttccaatatatcaatctttatgtctcgaccatttcgagactcctcgtcatgtccatgatcacatccgggactccgaactaacttcgtacatcaaaatatataaactcataatgaaactgtaccgtaacgttaagcgtgcggaccctacggattcgagaacaatgtagacatgaccgagacatgtctccagtcaataaccaatagcggaacctggatgctcatattggctcccacatattctacgaagatcttttatcggtcagaccgcataacaacatactttgttccctttgtcatcggtatgttacttgcccgagattcgatcgtcggtatctcaatacctagttcaatctcgttaccggcaagtctctttactcgtttcgtaatacatcatctcacaactaactcattagttgcaatgcttgcaaggcttatgtgatgtgcattaccgagagggcccagagatacctctccgacaatcggagtgacaaatcctaatctcgaaatacgccaacccaacatttacctttggagacacctatagagctcctttataatcacctagttacgttgtgacgtttggtagcagacaaagtgttcctccggcaaacgggagttgcataatctcatagtcataggaacatgtataagtcatgaagaaagcaatagcagcatactaaacgatcgggtgctaagctaatggaatgggtcatgtcaatcacatcattctcctaatgatgtgatcccgttaatcaaatgacaacacatgtctatggttaggaaacataaccatcttcgattaacgagctagtcaagtagaggcatactagtgacactttgtttgtctatgtattcacacatgtattatgtttctggttaatacaattctagcataaataataaacatttatcatgaaataaggaaataaataataactttattattgcctctagggcatatttccttcatgcaTATAATGCTGAAATTCGAGGTGCCGAACTGTactgtaaaagtgttcggactttattGCCATATAATAGAGCGTAGTAAAGCTCCTGGCGATTTAAGGCGTACCGAAGTGTACGAGCGCAATTGATTAGATTATCAAGAAAAAATGAAGTAGCAAGCTAGTGCTGCAAAAGTTGGTCCGCAAACTGTTTTCATTATAGTTTGATTAATACATCAAAGCATATTTTGTagaaatagtgcgataagcaacaatgtctatttaacatgccaagaccaaggaGGAGCTGCATACGGGTCCTGAAAGCAGGTAGAATGATCGTTGAGAAGAACATCTAGAGATTCCCCCACACGTCTGTGCTGCTTGCCACCTTGGTATATCCTTCCTTCGAAAGGACCGATTATGAGGTTGTCGAGAGGGGCCTGCggaaaagaaacctgaaaaggataaaaagaaaagtaaaagtatgtgtgtccaAGAAAGGTTGAGCCATATTGTGGACCACGGTCTAGTTATGCCTCCGTctctgcccatggtatttttaatgcgtagctatgtacgcgcggtacgtatgccgccacttggtcgggactgagacggaggtcgaattgctaatcgagctcctgacgagctggACTGTCCTGCCGCAGAGTAGcccggactcgtttgacagtgtccgggagtatgtccaccgaattaaggttctgcttgtgAAGGCCGCTATGTACCTCTGCTGCCAGGGAAACGAtgtgctcctcggtacggagggagcgctccatgtttccattgactgttatgacaccgcgtggtccgggcatcttgagcttgagataagcatagtgcggcaccgcattgaatcgggCAAACGTggttcatccgagcagtgcgtgatagccactgcagaaggggacgatatcgaagattaactcttcgctttggaagttgtccggagatccgaagacgacctccaatgtgattgagcccgagcagcgggcctctacacctggtataactcctttaaaggtagttttgatgggcttgatccttgatggattgaTTCTCATTTTGCacattgtatcctgataaagcaggttgaGGCTACTGctaccgtccatgaggactcgtgtgaggtggaatccatcaattattgggtcaaGGACCAGTGCGACTAACCCGCCATGACAAATACTAGTcagatggtccctgcgatcaaaggtgatcaggcatgacgaccatggattgaattttggggcgactgatgtcggtgtcaaaacccgcggatctcgggtagggggtcctaaCTGTgagtctgaggttgatggtaacaggagacaagggacacgaagttttacccaggttcgggccctctcgatgggggtaataccctacgtcctgcttgattaatattgatgagtatggggttacaagagttgatctaccacgagatcgtaatggctaaaaccctagaagtctagcctatatgattatgattgtgattgcctctacggactaaaccctccgtttatatagacaccggaggggactagagttgtacaaagtcggttacagagaaaggaatctccATATCCGAATgtcaagcttgccatccacgccaaggagcaGTCGGAGCAGGAGCTGGCACCGGCTCCGGGCTTCAACATGGAGGATGTCGAGGCGGAGTTTGCGGTCGCCCAAGCGGCCGAGATGGCGGAGCAGCAGACCATCCTAGAGTCCATCCAGGATGAGGCCTATATGGAGGCCAACCGGCCGTTCATCCGGTAGGAACGAGTGGCGACCGACGCATTCTTAGACGAGGTTGGAGCAGAGATGGATGCGGAGGAGCCACATGAGCCGGAGTTGCGGCCGCCACCCATGTACCCGGAGCCGGGCACAGAGATAGTGGACACCTCCGACGAGGATTAGGGTAGTTCATCTGCGTAGTACGTGGATTTTATCATTTGCATGTTTTTGTATGGATTTAAGATTTCTAGCATGATATATCCGGATGTAGATGAGCAAATTTGAGGACAGACAGGTCATTGTCCGCGGACGCGCCCGGGTGCGTCCCCGGGTATTTGAGGGCCCGGATTTGCCGGGTAGATGCTCTAACTTGATTTTAACCAAAAAAATGAGACCAACCCAAGGGCTAACCTTTGTTGGCATTTTTTTATAGAAGAAACTCCGCGAGCACCGTGCGTCCGTGCCGGGACTCGAACTCGGATGAGCTGGCAGCAACCTTAGCTGCCCAACCAACGGGTCGACGCCCCGTCCTCCTCTAACTCGATTTTGAGACACAAAAGATGCTAGACCAAGTCTTATCTacagaaaaaaaataaaaattctAGACCAGTCAACACAACGTAAACTCCTTTGCAAAGGAGGGGAAAACTATGGGCGCCTTTCCTTGTtcaagaaaaaaagagagaaaaaaaggaTTCTAGACAATTCAACACAATTTATGGAAGGTATCGTCAGCACTGATCGTCAGTGCTGGCCTTTGAGAGCAAGAGATCCCATCTTTGCCGGAATCGTCAGATTCTTCTGTATTCGAAGACATGCCACCAACCACAAACGCAATCTATAAGTACTGTATGTATCAACTTGAGACACACATAGATAGAGTAGTGCTTCCCACTGCAGGCCCTTGGGTATAGTATCTATTACCAACACATACATTCACCTAACCCAGCATGACAGTCGGCGCCGAGTCCACGGGCCACGGGCAGACGGTGTGCGTCACCGGCGCCGGCGGGTACATCGGCTCGTGGATGGTCAAGCTCCTCCTGGAGAAGGGGTACGCCGTGCGCGGCACCGTCAGGAACCCCGGTACGTAGAATGCCATGCATGCATGTACGGCGACGGCCGGCGACGTGTTTACTGGCTGGCGACGTACTTAACTGTTGTGTTACGTACGCGTGCAGATGACGCGAAGAACGCGCACCTGAGGGATCTCGCCGGCGCGGCGGAGAGGCTGGTGCTGTGCAAGGCCGACCTGCTCGACGGCGACGCGCTGCGCGAAGCCATCGCCGGCTGCCACGGCGTCTTCCACACCGCGTCCCCGGTTACCGACGATCCAGTACGTTTTACCTTTTCTTTTTTGGGGAAGTTGGTGTACTCTATTTTTGCTTTAGGGTTTGCCAATTGGCATgcaaccatgcatgcatgcagtgAACGATGCTTCTTAAACGGGTGCGCGCGCATGCATGCAGGAGGAGATGGTGGAGCCGGCGGTGAGGGGCACGCTCTTCGTCATCGACGCTGCGGCGGAGTCTGGCACCGTCCGCCGCGTCGTGCTGACGTCGTCGATCGGCGCTATTGCCATGGACCCCAACCGCGGCGCCGACACCGTCGTCGACGAGTCCTGCTGGAGCGACCTCGAGTTCTGCAAAAAGACCAAGGTACCTGGTACAACAATACCCATTTTTGCATGCACCAGCCATGCATGGACGCCGGCGGCTCGTCGCAATCTTAACTTGGAGTATGTCGATCAGAACTGGTACTGCTATGGGAAAACGGTGGCGGAGCGGGCGgcgtgggaggcggcggcggcgcgcggggtGGACCTGGTGGTGGTGAACCCGGTGCTGGTGCAGGGCCCGGCGCTGCAGCCGGCGGTGAACGCCAGCCTAACGCACGTGCTCAAGTACCTCAACGGCTCCGCCAAGACGTATGCCAACGCCGTGCAGGCGTACGTGGACGTCCGCGACACCGCCGCGGCGCACGTCTGCGTCTTCGaggcccccgccgccgccgggcgCTACCTCTGCGTCGCCGACGGCGCCGTGCTCCACCGAGAGGACGTCGTCACGATCCTCCGCAAGTTCTTCCCCGAGTACCCCACCCCCAGCAGGTTAGTAAATGAATTAGATGACGTGTGCTAGACCCTTCCATGTCAATTTATAATCGAACCACCTACCAAGTGTATCCGTAGAAATTGTGTGTTGGATGGTTTGGTGACGTGCTTAATATAGTAATCTATATTAGTGATTGCTAGCAGTAGTTGTCTCAATATTTTTACCGCGCCCCATGCAGGTGCTCCGACGAGGTGAATCCGAGGAAGCGCCCGTACAAGATATCGAACCAGCGGCTCCGTGACCTGGGGCTCGTCTTCACGCCGGCGGCACAGTGCCTCTACGACACCGTCGTCAGCTTCCAGGACAAGGGAGTCCTCCCAGTCCCGGCACAGCACAGCCATGCTTAATTAATTGAAAGATCAGACACAGCTTCTAAGAAGCAAAAAATTGTTATGTGTGGATAGGTGAAGTCTCTCGCTATGTATGGACGTGTGATTTTTGTGTCAGCAAGCTGTTCAAGTACTCCCTCTGCGACTTTTTATAAGCCGTTTTTGTAAATAAATTAGGGGATGCAAACGGCACAGTAACAATTCGAATTATTATTGGCATGCCGTTTTGTTGTTCTCCTAATTAAATAAATGGGTTGAAAACATGAAATGGATGATTGTACTCTTGGTTTTACATAAGTTTTCGAGTAAATTGCAAAAAATCACCACATTAGGGGATGCTAAAATAGAAAACCACCACctttcattttttttcaaaaaaccaCCACGTTTGAGCTGACAGTTTTCAAAAAACACTGATCGCACGGTTTGACGCGTCTGAGTGAAAAACTGACCTGTTGGGCCCAATGTCAGGCGTCACGTGGACAGGGGGAGACGGCGCCCATCACGCGCGCCGTTAGACGGCGTCGCACTGACCTAATGAGCCGGCCCGACCCAGCCTGACTCGTTCGTCCATTCCCCTCTCTCTCGGCCGCCTTCTTCTCTGTCTGCGGCGCGTTCTCCACCGCCTCCGCCGTCCATTtgtcgtcgccggccgccgcagCGATGGTGTCCTGGAAGGACGGTGAAACTAGCAGCGAAGATTCTGTGTCCCCCCTCTTCAACTCGCACGCGGACGAGACCTACGTGAGTATCATTTCTCTTTGActtagggttagggttttctTCGGTTTGAGCTTAGTTTTAACGGATTTGAGTTGGGATTTGAGCACTGTTGCAACATTGTAGATCCCACAGACCATTGTTGACTCGGAGTGGTGCGGTATTGTTGCCGGAGGACCGATGTGCTGTCACAACCTTCTTGTTCATAGGGCTATTGTGTTCCAAGGAATCAACACTGGCCGTAGGTTTTATGGATGCGGTAATCAGGTTAGTGGCAGGTCCTCTCTTGTACATGTACATTATACAAATCCTTTTTTGATGCTCAGTGAACTGAATATAGGTTGATATGTCTGTGAACTGAATATAGTTCTGTACTTAGTTTACTGAAGATGTTGTTTTATCAGCTGTTTTGAGGGGAAAAGGTGTCAACTTTAATCAATGCTTAACTGAATGTGTCTGGTTTTAAATGACCTCAGTTAACTAAATATATGTAGCTATTAACTGAATGTATGTAGCCGTTTAACTGAATATATGTAGCTGTTAACTGAATATGGTGTTAACTGACTTCTCTGAATGTGGCTGTTAACTCTGGTTTTGTCTGAATTATTATAGGAAGGTGACAATTGTGGTCTGGTTCAATCGATTGATCCAGAATGGCCAGAACCCATGAAAAATGCACTTCGCAAACTTTGAGATATGTATGAGCAGAGTAGCAAAGAGAATGATGCTAAAGAAAAGCTCATACTCAAGCTAGGAGAAGAGAAGAAGCTAATCCAAGAGAAGCACCACAACCACATCAAAGAAACAAGTAATTTTTTTGCTACAATTCACAAGAATGTGATGAGAGAGAATTATCAGAAGATTATGCAGGATGGTGATGTAGAGAGTGCTGTAGCTCAAGCCCAGGAAGAGAAGGCTAAACTTGAGAAAGACAGTATTGAGCTTAGGACAGCACTGCAAGTGATTAAGCAGAGCAATGATGAACTTGTTAGGAATTGGAAGCAACATGTAGCAGATGGAGGTGTTCAACAGATTGAACAGATGAAGAAGGATAAGCAGAAGTTAGAGTATATCATAGCTGATTTTCTTAAGGATGGGGAGGCAAACAAGATGAAGATGAGGAAAATCAAAGAAATATGTGATGAGTGAGTAATTTGTTGGCATAATGTATGAGGGCAACAAGGTTGAACTAAGTTTGGTTGGTTGTATTGTGTTGAACTATGTTGTTTCTGTTGAACTAAGTACTCTATTTTCAGTAATGGAGTTAATCTAAATCTTATTAGTATGTTGTTTAGTTGTAATGGATTATGATGTAAGATGTGAACACTAAGTTGTTTGTTGGATGTGATCAGTCTGGTCTAGTTTGATCTTGTTGATGGAATTTTATTTATAAATTATTGTTGTGATGGAATGAAATGATTGACGGTTGTCGAGAGGATAGGTTTAGCCTAAAAAGGTTGGTGCCTTTCGTCGACGGTTGTCGAGAGGATAGGTTTAGCCCCAAAAGGTTGATGCATTTCGTCGACGGTTGTCGAGAGGATAGGGTTAGCCTAAAAAGGTTGGTGCCTTTCGTCGACGGTTGTCGAGAGGATAGGGTTAGCCTAAAAAGGTTGATGCATTTCGTCGACGGTTGTCGAGAGGATAGGGTTAGCCTAAAAAGGTTGATGCATTTCGTCGACGGTTGTCGAGAGGATAGGGTTAGCCTAAAAAGGTTGATGCATTTCGTCGACGGTTGTCGAGAGGATAGGGTTAGCCTAAAAAGGTTGATGCATTTCGTCGACGGTTGTCGAGAGGATAGGGTTAGCCTAAAAAGGTTGATGCATTTCGTCGACGGTTGTCGAGAGGATAGGGTTAGCCTAAAAAGGTCGGTGCCTTTCGTCGACGGTTGTCGAGAGGATAGGGTTAGCCTAAAAAGGTTGATGCATTTCGTCGACGGTTGTCGAGAGGATAGGGTTAGCCCAAAAAGGAACCAACCACTTTGTGAAGAGCATAATCATTAAAAGAACATAATCATTAGAAGAGCATAATCATCACAGCAACATCATTAAAAGagcataatcatcacaacaacaAGGAGTACTCCAACAACAAGTTTTGCCCAAAATACCATAGCTTGCCAACATGACAGCAAGATATCAATAAGAGCAAGTTAAACATGTCCAGTCTACCATAACTTGCCAACATGACAACAATATATCAATAAGAGCAAGTTAAACATGTCCAATCTACCATAGCTTGCCAACATGACAGCAAGATATCAAGTCTACCATAGCTTACCACAACACAAGTTTTGCCCAAAATACAGAACATACCATGATTAACTTGCTACCACAGCACAAGTTTTGCCCAGAATACAGAACATATCAAGCCTAACTAATTGCCACTAGCATAGAAGTAGTCTCTGAACTTGCTTGGCTTCTTCCTGAGCCTTGTAGAACCAGATGCACTAGCAGCAGCAGGCCTTGGAGGAGCAAATGAAGAAGAAACAACTCTTCTTGGAGCAGTAGAGGCAGCAGCAGTTCTTGGAGCAGATGAGGAAGCAGCAGTTGTTTGAGCAGATGATGCACCAGCTCTGGGACCTGCAGCAGTTCTAGGAGCACCATAAGCAATTCTTGGAGCCGCAGCAGTAGTTCTAGGAGCACCAGAAGCAGTTCTTGGAGCTGCAGCAGCAGTTCTAGGAGCACCAGAAGCTGCAGTAGTTGCTCTTGCACCAGATGGAGGGGATGTTCTTGCTTCCTAAAACATGTCAAGTATTTGCATTATTTTTTCAGTACAATATTATATACA belongs to Triticum urartu cultivar G1812 chromosome 7, Tu2.1, whole genome shotgun sequence and includes:
- the LOC125521916 gene encoding cinnamoyl-CoA reductase 1-like, whose product is MTVGAESTGHGQTVCVTGAGGYIGSWMVKLLLEKGYAVRGTVRNPDDAKNAHLRDLAGAAERLVLCKADLLDGDALREAIAGCHGVFHTASPVTDDPEEMVEPAVRGTLFVIDAAAESGTVRRVVLTSSIGAIAMDPNRGADTVVDESCWSDLEFCKKTKNWYCYGKTVAERAAWEAAAARGVDLVVVNPVLVQGPALQPAVNASLTHVLKYLNGSAKTYANAVQAYVDVRDTAAAHVCVFEAPAAAGRYLCVADGAVLHREDVVTILRKFFPEYPTPSRCSDEVNPRKRPYKISNQRLRDLGLVFTPAAQCLYDTVVSFQDKGVLPVPAQHSHA